A window of the Brassica oleracea var. oleracea cultivar TO1000 chromosome C1, BOL, whole genome shotgun sequence genome harbors these coding sequences:
- the LOC106311713 gene encoding probable calcium-binding protein CML22 isoform X2 yields MRSMLCCCVSSGSNKKYAELDAKLARKMVESRRYYPGHRSLKSIDSVIMKFPKLREGLRKIRTVFESYDSDGNGTIDMEELKKCLVELELMSLSEEEVKGLYGWCDVDGSKGIQFNEFIVLLCLIYLLAKPSSQSSSEESSEMGPKMVESIFDPIVEVFLFLDKDGKGKLNKADVIKRLNNEDYPLEISPKHVTNMRFEMDWGRKGKVGFREFLFAFMSWVGLDDADDYISS; encoded by the exons ATGA GAAGCATGCTCTGCTGCTGCGTTAGCTCGGGGAGCAACAAGAAGTATGCTGAGCTTGATGCTAAGCTCGCACGAAAAATGGTGGAGAGCCGGAGATATTATCCGGGACATCGGAGTTTAAAGTCCATTGATTCGGTGATCATGAAGTTTCCTAAGCTAAGAGAAGGATTAAGAAAGATCAGAACCGTCTTCGAATCCTATG ATAGCGATGGAAACGGGACAATCGATATGGAAGAGCTGAAGAAATGCTTAGTGGAACTGGAGCTGATGAGTTTGTCGGAAGAAGAAGTGAAAGGTTTATACGGATGGTGTGATGTTGATGGAAGCAAAGGGATACAGTTCAATGAGTTTATAGTCCTTCTTTGTCTCATTTATCTTCTAGCTAAACCTTCCTCTCAATCTAGCTCG GAGGAATCGAGTGAGATGGGTCCGAAGATGGTTGAATCTATATTTGATCCGATAGTAGAAGTGTTCTTGTTTTTGGACAAAGATGGTAAAGGGAAACTGAACAAGGCTGATGTGATAAAGAGATTAAATAATGAAGACTATCCGCTAGAGATATCTCCTAAACATGTCACCAACATGAGATTCG AAATGGATTGGGGAAGAAAAGGGAAAGTGGGTTTTAGAGAGTTTCTATTTGCTTTCATGAGTTGGGTGGGTCTTGATGATGCAGATGATTATATCAGTAGCTAA
- the LOC106311713 gene encoding probable calcium-binding protein CML22 isoform X1: MRSMLCCCVSSGSNKKYAELDAKLARKMVESRRYYPGHRSLKSIDSVIMKFPKLREGLRKIRTVFESYDSDGNGTIDMEELKKCLVELELMSLSEEEVKGLYGWCDVDGSKGIQFNEFIVLLCLIYLLAKPSSQSSSEESSEMGPKMVESIFDPIVEVFLFLDKDGKGKLNKADVIKRLNNEDYPLEISPKHVTNMRFEEMDWGRKGKVGFREFLFAFMSWVGLDDADDYISS; this comes from the exons ATGA GAAGCATGCTCTGCTGCTGCGTTAGCTCGGGGAGCAACAAGAAGTATGCTGAGCTTGATGCTAAGCTCGCACGAAAAATGGTGGAGAGCCGGAGATATTATCCGGGACATCGGAGTTTAAAGTCCATTGATTCGGTGATCATGAAGTTTCCTAAGCTAAGAGAAGGATTAAGAAAGATCAGAACCGTCTTCGAATCCTATG ATAGCGATGGAAACGGGACAATCGATATGGAAGAGCTGAAGAAATGCTTAGTGGAACTGGAGCTGATGAGTTTGTCGGAAGAAGAAGTGAAAGGTTTATACGGATGGTGTGATGTTGATGGAAGCAAAGGGATACAGTTCAATGAGTTTATAGTCCTTCTTTGTCTCATTTATCTTCTAGCTAAACCTTCCTCTCAATCTAGCTCG GAGGAATCGAGTGAGATGGGTCCGAAGATGGTTGAATCTATATTTGATCCGATAGTAGAAGTGTTCTTGTTTTTGGACAAAGATGGTAAAGGGAAACTGAACAAGGCTGATGTGATAAAGAGATTAAATAATGAAGACTATCCGCTAGAGATATCTCCTAAACATGTCACCAACATGAGATTCG AAGAAATGGATTGGGGAAGAAAAGGGAAAGTGGGTTTTAGAGAGTTTCTATTTGCTTTCATGAGTTGGGTGGGTCTTGATGATGCAGATGATTATATCAGTAGCTAA
- the LOC106311571 gene encoding myb family transcription factor APL-like isoform X1, producing the protein MYSAIRSLPLDGGDHHGPLDGTNLPGDACLVLTTDPKPRLRWTAELHERFVDAVTQLGGPDKATPKTIMRTMGVKGLTLYHLKSHLQKFRLGRQACKDSTDNSKDASCAGESQDTGSSSSSSLRMAAQEQNEGYQVTEALRAQMEVQRRLHEQLEHGQVQRRLQLRIEAQGKYLQSILEKACKAFDDQAAAFVGLEAAREELSELAIKVSNSSQGTAVPFFDTTKMMMMPSVSELAVAVDTKNNITTNCSVESSLTSNTNGSSLSAASMKKRLRGDDVGLGYEAGWIMPSSSTIG; encoded by the exons ATGTACTCGGCGATTCGCTCGCTTCCTCTCGACGGCGGTGACCACCATGGACCCCTTGACGGTACTAATCTTCCGGGAGACGCCTGTTTGGTCTTAACCACTGACCCCAAACCCCGTCTCCGGTGGACCGCGGAGCTCCATGAGAGGTTCGTTGACGCCGTCACGCAGCTCGGAGGTCCCGACA AAGCGACGCCCAAAACAATCATGAGAACAATGGGAGTGAAAGGCCTCACCCTCTACCACCTCAAATCACATCTCCAG AAATTCCGGCTAGGGAGGCAAGCTTGCAAAGATTCAACTGACAACTCCAAGGATG CTTCTTGTGCTGGGGAGAGTCAGGACACAGGTTCATCTTCATCGTCATCACTGAGAATGGCAGCGCAGGAGCAGAACGA GGGTTACCAAGTCACGGAAGCTCTGCGCGCTCAGATGGAAGTCCAAAGAAGGCTGCACGAGCAATTGGAG CATGGGCAGGTACAGCGGAGACTCCAGCTGAGGATAGAGGCACAAGGAAAGTACCTACAATCGATTCTTGAGAAAGCTTGCAAGGCCTTTGACGACCAAGCTGCTGCTTTTGTTGGGCTCGAGGCAGCTAGGGAAGAGCTCTCAGAGCTAGCCATCAAAGTGTCCAACAGCTCTCAAGGAACAGCAGTCCCGTTCTTCGATACAACAAAGATGATGATGATGCCATCTGTGTCCGAGCTTGCAGTAGCAGTAGACACCAAAAACAACATCACAACCAACTGTTCAGTTGAAAGCTCTCTGACTTCCAACACCAATGGGAGCTCGCTTTCTGCTGCATCGATGAAGAAGCGGCTTCGCGGAGACGATGTAGGCCTAGGCTATGAAGCAGGGTGGATTATGCCTAGTAGTAGTACCATTGGATAA
- the LOC106343437 gene encoding uncharacterized protein LOC106343437, whose product MHTINLHFFIVSWPLASVRGRSLSRSLVRCAGFSAKLTTMTRGSQRERDRERAQARAGGKGKTKDDGLTPEQRRERDAKALQEKAAKKAAQAAGAATSGGGGKGNNNKK is encoded by the exons ATGCACACCATCAATCTTCATTTCTTCATTGTCTCTTGGCCTTTGGCTTCTGTAAGGGGGAGATCTCTCTCCAGATCTCTTGTTCGCTGTGCGGGTTTCTCTGCTAAGCTCACCACCATGACTC GAGGAAGCCAGAGAGAGCGAGACCGTGAAAGGGCTCAAGCTCGTGCCGGAGGCAAGGGAAAGACCAAAGATGATGGTTTAACTCCAGAGCAACGCCGTGAAAG GGATGCAAAAGCATTGCAAGAGAAGGCTGCGAAGAAAGCTGCTCAAGCTGCGGGAGCAGCTACTTCCGGAGGAGGAGGCAAAGGAAACAATAATAAGAAATGA
- the LOC106311571 gene encoding myb family transcription factor APL-like isoform X2 yields MYSAIRSLPLDGGDHHGPLDGTNLPGDACLVLTTDPKPRLRWTAELHERFVDAVTQLGGPDKATPKTIMRTMGVKGLTLYHLKSHLQKFRLGRQACKDSTDNSKDASCAGESQDTGSSSSSSLRMAAQEQNEGYQVTEALRAQMEVQRRLHEQLEVQRRLQLRIEAQGKYLQSILEKACKAFDDQAAAFVGLEAAREELSELAIKVSNSSQGTAVPFFDTTKMMMMPSVSELAVAVDTKNNITTNCSVESSLTSNTNGSSLSAASMKKRLRGDDVGLGYEAGWIMPSSSTIG; encoded by the exons ATGTACTCGGCGATTCGCTCGCTTCCTCTCGACGGCGGTGACCACCATGGACCCCTTGACGGTACTAATCTTCCGGGAGACGCCTGTTTGGTCTTAACCACTGACCCCAAACCCCGTCTCCGGTGGACCGCGGAGCTCCATGAGAGGTTCGTTGACGCCGTCACGCAGCTCGGAGGTCCCGACA AAGCGACGCCCAAAACAATCATGAGAACAATGGGAGTGAAAGGCCTCACCCTCTACCACCTCAAATCACATCTCCAG AAATTCCGGCTAGGGAGGCAAGCTTGCAAAGATTCAACTGACAACTCCAAGGATG CTTCTTGTGCTGGGGAGAGTCAGGACACAGGTTCATCTTCATCGTCATCACTGAGAATGGCAGCGCAGGAGCAGAACGA GGGTTACCAAGTCACGGAAGCTCTGCGCGCTCAGATGGAAGTCCAAAGAAGGCTGCACGAGCAATTGGAG GTACAGCGGAGACTCCAGCTGAGGATAGAGGCACAAGGAAAGTACCTACAATCGATTCTTGAGAAAGCTTGCAAGGCCTTTGACGACCAAGCTGCTGCTTTTGTTGGGCTCGAGGCAGCTAGGGAAGAGCTCTCAGAGCTAGCCATCAAAGTGTCCAACAGCTCTCAAGGAACAGCAGTCCCGTTCTTCGATACAACAAAGATGATGATGATGCCATCTGTGTCCGAGCTTGCAGTAGCAGTAGACACCAAAAACAACATCACAACCAACTGTTCAGTTGAAAGCTCTCTGACTTCCAACACCAATGGGAGCTCGCTTTCTGCTGCATCGATGAAGAAGCGGCTTCGCGGAGACGATGTAGGCCTAGGCTATGAAGCAGGGTGGATTATGCCTAGTAGTAGTACCATTGGATAA